Proteins encoded by one window of Cheilinus undulatus linkage group 13, ASM1832078v1, whole genome shotgun sequence:
- the samd7 gene encoding sterile alpha motif domain-containing protein 7 has translation MTPRDQLRKMTALGEQGALDEKHWYRLVNGMSAGELRQRQEMIMRNQMAMAPQILAQGQQRLQGVPAQFEPRFMERELVPPTEMVASEARQMHMGPHLGPPLPPHANVLPGRAFPGAAGYGFLPSEPMETVARRQELIHKQNIARMEMNAILHQKELENAHQKGLMGIDNSMAFPSNPMAFRSRQRLPDGHDVFVHRPTLDELHSNSLLMSASPYPPISTLHRERGRRAGRRPTTHKTSETHVANLKGQTEDKSVEQSPGATSGEEKEVEAKGDMGEECATSKTHHQAKTDSELSTGGRKTYKDGEPGLRKTCGNSQDGCPDVANSSTNDKDISSQCSAFQEKFMYPSAGGALTGMPYMFPVPGNGFLPPGPANLFLNGEEVSEDIRKWTVNDVYNFINSIPTCSEYAQTFKDHMIDGETLPLLSEEHLLDTLGLKLGPALKIRSQVSRRMGNMLYMMNLPLSTGALQATPEKPGDRSPEIGSPGNCNSEEMMASPRDPDVLKSTEHLQETENNNSPPSASSETA, from the exons ATGACCCCACGAGACCAGCTGAGGAAGATGACAGCGCTGGGAGAGCAGGGGGCTTTGGATGAGAAGCACTGGTACCGACTGGTTAACGGCATGTCTGCTGGAG AGCTGAGGCAGAGACAGGAGATGATTATGAGGAACCAGATGGCTATGGCTCCACAGATCCTCGCCCAGGGGCAGCAGAGGTTACAGGGAGTCCCTGCACAGTTCGAACCTCGTTTCATGGAGAG GGAGCTGGTCCCCCCTACTGAAATGGTGGCTTCAGAGGCAAGACAGATGCATATGGGACCCCACCTGGGTCCCCCTTTACCACCACATGCCAATGTCCTGCCTGGGAGAGCATTCCCAGGAGCAG CTGGCTATGGCTTCTTGCCCTCAGAGCCCATGGAAACAGTTGCCCGGCGACAGGAACTCATTCATAAGCAAAATATAGCCAG GATGGAGATGAACGCCATCCTGCATCAAAAAGAGCTGGAGAATGCCCACCAGAAGGGACTTATGGGAATTGATAACTCCATGGCCTTCCCTTCCAACCCCATGGCATTCAGGAGTCGTCAGCGTCTACCAGATGGTCACGACGTCTTCGTCCACCGTCCCACCCTGGATGAGCTGCACTCCAACAGCCTCCTCATGTCAGCCAGCCCTTACCCGCCAATCAGCACACTGCACAGAGAGCGTGGACGCAGGGCAGGCAGAAGGCCGACCACTCACAAGACCTCAGAGACCCATGTGGCCAACCTAAAGGGCCAAACTGAAGACAAAAGTGTGGAGCAGAGCCCCGGAGCCACGTCAGGGGAGGAAAAGGAGGTGGAGGCAAAAGGGGACATGGGAGAGGAGTGTGCTACGAGCAAGACACACCATCAGGCCAAAACAGACTCTGAGCTCAGCACAGGGGGCAGGAAAACCTACAAAGACGGAGAGCCTGGCCTGCGCAAAACCTGTGGAAACAGTCAGGATGGTTGTCCGGATGTGGCCAACAGCAGCACGAATGATAAAGACATTTCAAGCCAGTGTTCAGCATTCCAGGAGAAATTCATGTATCCCTCTGCTGGTGGAGCGCTCACTGGCATGCCTTACATGTTCCCAGTTCCTGGAAATGGATTTCTTCCACCTG GCCCTGCCAATCTCTTTCTTAATGGTGAAGAGGTCTCTGAGGACATAAGGAAGTGGACGGTGAATGATGTGTACAACTTTATCAACAGCATACCTACATGTTCAGAATATGCACAG ACGTTCAAGGACCACATGATAGACGGAGAGACACTGCCCCTACTTTCAGAGGAACATCTGCTCGACACACTGGGGCTCAAGCTGGGACCAGCACTGAAGATCCGCTCACAG GTGTCCAGGCGCATGGGCAACATGTTGTACATGATGAACCTCCCGCTCTCCACCGGCGCCCTGCAGGCCACTCCAGAGAAGCCTGGGGATCGCTCACCAGAGATCGGCTCTCCTGGTAACTGCAACAGTGAGGAGATGATGGCGAGTCCAAGAGACCCCGATGTCCTAAAGTCCACAGAGCACCTTCAAGAGACTGAAAACAACAACTCCCCTCCATCTGCCAGCAGTGAGACAGCCTGA